GGGGCACGTACGCGCCTCCCGCCTTCAACACGGCGAGGACGGCGGCCACCATCTCCGGCCCGCGCTCCACGCACAGGGCCACGCGCACCTCCGGCCCCACGCCCCGCGCCCGGAGGTCGTGGGCCAGCCGGTTGGCGCGCGCGTTCAGTTCGGCATAGCTCAGGCGATCGTCGCCGAAGACCACCGCCGTGGCGCCGGGCGCGCGCTCCACCTGCCGCTCGAACAGTTCGTGGATGCACGATGACGACGCGTACTCCGCGTCCGTCCGGTTCCACTCTTCCAGCACCCGCGCGCGCTCCGCCGCGGGAAGCAGCGGGAGCGCGTCCACCGCCTGCCAGTCGTCGGCGACGAACGCCTCCAGCACCCGGCGCAGGTACGCCAGGTGGCGCTCCACCGTGGCCCGGTCGAAGAGCGCCGTCGCGTACTTGACGCTTCCCTGGATGCGGTCGTCCGCCTCCCACAATCCCAGCCAGAGATCGGTCTTGGCGTCCACGTGCGCCGACTCCACGGCTACGCCCGCGTCCACCCCCGGGAGCAGCAGGGTGTTGCCCTCTCCCCGCGCCATGTTCTGCCAGGCGATCACCACCTGGAAGAGCGGGTGATGCGACACGCTGCGCACCGGGTCCACCAGCTCCACCACCTGCTCGAAGGGGATGTCCTGGTGGTGCTGCCCCGCGAGCGCCCGCTCCTTCACGCGGCCCAGCAGCTCCGCCACCGTGGGCGCGCCGGACAATTCCAGGCGCAGCGCCAGGGTGTTCACGAAGCAGCCGATCAGCCCCTCGGTTTCGCGCCGTCCGCGCCCCGCCGTCGGCGTGCCGATCACCACGTCGTCCTGCCCCGAGAGCCGGCTGAGCACCACGGCCCACGCGGCCACGAGCGTCATGTACGGCGTGGTGCCGTGCCGCCGCGCCAGCGCCTTGATCCCCGCCGTGAGCGCCGCGTCGAGCTCCACCCCGAGCACCGCGCCGCCATGGTCCACCTGCGCGGGGCGCGGACGGTCGGTGGGCAGCTCCAGCAGCTCCGGCGCGCCGGCCAGCGTACGCGTCCAGTAGTCCGCCTGCTCGCGCAGGACGTCGGCATCCACCCACCGGCGCTGCCAGACCGCGTAGTCGGCGTACTGCACCGGCAGCGCGGGAAGGCGCGCCTCCCGCCCGTCGCGGTGGGCGGCGTAGAGCGCGGAAAGCTCGTCGAAGAGCACCCCGAACGACCAGCCGTCGGTGACGAGGTGGTGCATCGCCAGCACCAGCACGTGGTCGTCCTCCGCCAGCCGCACGAGCCGGCCGCGCACGAGCGGCCCCCGCTCCAGGTCGAAGGGCGCACGGGCCTCTCCGGCGATCAGCCGGTCCAGCTCCGCCTCGGCGTCCGCGCGCGCGGCGAGGTCGTGCTCCACCAGGTGGAACCCGCTCGCCGCCGCGGGGGCAATCCGCTGCACGGGAGCGCCGTCGACCTGCGCGAAGGTGGTGCGCAGCGCCTCGTGGCGGGCCACCACCCCGTCCAGTGCCTGCGCCAGCGCGTCCACGTCCAGCGCGCCCCGCAGGCGCAGCGACTTGTGG
This region of Longimicrobium sp. genomic DNA includes:
- a CDS encoding condensation domain-containing protein translates to TGDGAAAAVLRAHLAERLPEYMVPAAFVHMDALPVNPNGKLDRKALPEPEFTGDDETYVAPRTPVEEVLAGIWAEVLGVERLGVEDGFFELGGHSLLATRVVSQVREAFGVELPLRALFEAPTVAGMAARVEEMRGAGAAVLPPVVPVERTGALPLSFTQQRLWFLEQLGSAGSVYHLHKSLRLRGALDVDALAQALDGVVARHEALRTTFAQVDGAPVQRIAPAAASGFHLVEHDLAARADAEAELDRLIAGEARAPFDLERGPLVRGRLVRLAEDDHVLVLAMHHLVTDGWSFGVLFDELSALYAAHRDGREARLPALPVQYADYAVWQRRWVDADVLREQADYWTRTLAGAPELLELPTDRPRPAQVDHGGAVLGVELDAALTAGIKALARRHGTTPYMTLVAAWAVVLSRLSGQDDVVIGTPTAGRGRRETEGLIGCFVNTLALRLELSGAPTVAELLGRVKERALAGQHHQDIPFEQVVELVDPVRSVSHHPLFQVVIAWQNMARGEGNTLLLPGVDAGVAVESAHVDAKTDLWLGLWEADDRIQGSVKYATALFDRATVERHLAYLRRVLEAFVADDWQAVDALPLLPAAERARVLEEWNRTDAEYASSSCIHELFERQVERAPGATAVVFGDDRLSYAELNARANRLAHDLRARGVGPEVRVALCVERGPEMVAAVLAVLKAGGAYVPLDPAYPRERLAYMLADSAPAVVLTQHAVAQALAGVLDGLGGVPVLELDGAAPSWAAQPETNPSRGGVTPEHPAYVIYTSGSTGRPKGVLVPHRGLCNVAAAQQRVFGVGPE